A region of Mesorhizobium sp. AR02 DNA encodes the following proteins:
- the rsfS gene encoding ribosome silencing factor: MPSPARISVDDAVSRAIKTVLASLEDSKAENIVSIDIQGKSSLGDYMVVASGRSHRHVSAVADHLLKALKDAGLGTARVEGLSGADWVLIDSGDIIVHVFRPEVREFYNLEKMWQAPDLEEETLH, from the coding sequence ATGCCTTCGCCGGCCAGGATCAGCGTAGACGACGCCGTGTCCCGTGCCATCAAGACAGTCCTTGCCAGTCTGGAAGACTCCAAGGCCGAAAATATTGTCTCAATCGACATTCAGGGGAAATCGAGCCTCGGCGACTACATGGTCGTCGCGTCGGGCCGATCGCACCGTCATGTCTCGGCTGTCGCCGACCATCTCCTCAAGGCGCTCAAGGATGCCGGCCTCGGCACGGCGCGCGTCGAGGGGTTGTCCGGCGCCGACTGGGTCCTGATCGATTCGGGCGATATCATCGTCCATGTCTTCCGCCCCGAAGTCCGCGAATTCTACAATCTCGAAAAGATGTGGCAGGCGCCGGATCTCGAGGAAGAGACCCTTCATTAA
- the rlmH gene encoding 23S rRNA (pseudouridine(1915)-N(3))-methyltransferase RlmH produces the protein MKISVHAVGRMKAGPERELADRYFERFAKSGPTVGLEFAGITEIAEGRAQSAAERQRDEGSRLQAQLQPGTALILLDERGKSLSSQDFANRIGQLRDGGRKALVLAIGGADGHDPSLRDQADLMLSFGALTWPHQLVRVMLGEQLYRVATILSGHPYHRS, from the coding sequence ATGAAGATTTCAGTTCATGCCGTGGGCCGAATGAAAGCCGGCCCCGAGCGGGAGTTGGCCGACCGCTATTTCGAACGCTTCGCCAAGAGCGGACCTACGGTCGGGCTCGAATTCGCCGGGATCACCGAGATCGCCGAGGGCCGGGCGCAGAGCGCTGCCGAGCGCCAGCGCGACGAAGGCTCCAGGCTGCAGGCGCAGCTGCAGCCGGGCACGGCCCTCATCTTGCTCGATGAGCGCGGCAAGAGCCTTTCCTCGCAGGATTTCGCCAATCGCATCGGACAGTTGCGCGATGGCGGACGCAAGGCGCTGGTCCTCGCCATAGGCGGCGCCGACGGTCACGATCCGTCACTGCGCGACCAGGCCGATCTGATGCTATCATTCGGCGCGCTCACCTGGCCGCATCAGCTGGTGCGGGTGATGCTGGGGGAGCAGCTCTACAGGGTGGCGACGATCCTCTCTGGTCACCCCTATCATCGCTCGTGA
- a CDS encoding murein hydrolase activator EnvC family protein — protein sequence MSEGWKSTLSLSTAGSWRARCGIAAAAVLLSFHAARAENTLDMAPDPDQSRAEYEQVSKEITLSSERLAKLAADIAAVKKDHASITAALIQSAMTEQKLGQDIEDIGAKLEGLKDQQQKIRASLVARRDVLAEVLGALQRMGLNPPPAILVKPEDALSSVRSAILLGAVVPELRQQTDSLLADLKEQTRVTASIEAERARLTEAVGEQVAEKKRLGMLLEAKQKLEADTQAQMAAEQQRSEQLAAKASSLKDLIASLEAQVDKTRKAADAAKAAAAVQPGDDQSGGDKTASLAALPVPEGNRLTAAAPFSALQGQIALPVTGRIKRRFGADDGNGAVMLGDMLATQSGAIVTAPADGNVLYAGPFRSYGQLLILNAGDGYHVVLAGMSRISVVTGQLVLAGEPVGAMGEARVASTSVSKNGNATPELYVEFRKDGKPVDPAPWWADRFSGRT from the coding sequence ATGTCTGAAGGCTGGAAATCGACACTGAGTTTATCAACAGCGGGCTCCTGGCGCGCGCGCTGCGGCATAGCGGCGGCGGCGGTCCTGTTGTCGTTCCACGCGGCGCGGGCCGAGAACACGCTCGACATGGCGCCCGATCCCGACCAGAGCCGCGCCGAATACGAACAGGTTTCCAAGGAGATAACACTGTCGTCGGAACGGCTGGCCAAGCTCGCCGCCGATATCGCCGCGGTCAAGAAGGACCATGCCTCGATTACCGCGGCGCTGATCCAGTCGGCGATGACCGAGCAGAAGCTTGGCCAGGACATCGAGGACATCGGCGCCAAGCTGGAAGGGCTGAAAGACCAGCAGCAGAAGATCCGTGCCTCGCTCGTGGCCCGGCGCGACGTGCTGGCCGAAGTGCTGGGCGCGCTGCAGCGCATGGGGCTGAACCCGCCGCCGGCGATCCTGGTCAAGCCGGAGGACGCGCTGTCGTCGGTGCGCAGCGCCATCCTGCTCGGCGCCGTGGTGCCGGAATTGCGCCAGCAGACCGACAGCCTGCTGGCCGACCTCAAGGAGCAGACCCGGGTGACGGCCTCGATCGAGGCCGAACGGGCGCGGCTGACGGAGGCGGTCGGCGAACAGGTGGCGGAAAAGAAGCGGCTCGGCATGCTGCTGGAAGCCAAGCAGAAGCTCGAAGCCGATACGCAGGCGCAAATGGCGGCCGAACAGCAGCGTTCCGAGCAACTGGCGGCCAAGGCCAGCAGCCTGAAGGACCTGATCGCCTCGCTCGAAGCACAGGTCGACAAGACCCGCAAGGCGGCGGATGCAGCAAAGGCAGCCGCCGCGGTCCAGCCGGGTGATGATCAGTCCGGTGGCGACAAGACGGCATCGCTGGCGGCACTGCCGGTTCCGGAAGGCAACCGGCTCACCGCGGCAGCCCCGTTTTCGGCGCTGCAGGGGCAGATCGCACTGCCGGTCACCGGCCGCATCAAACGCCGGTTCGGCGCCGATGACGGTAACGGCGCGGTGATGCTTGGCGACATGCTTGCGACACAATCGGGAGCCATCGTCACCGCGCCGGCGGATGGGAATGTGCTTTATGCGGGGCCGTTTCGCTCCTATGGTCAACTCTTGATCCTCAATGCCGGGGACGGCTATCATGTCGTTCTGGCGGGGATGAGCAGAATCAGCGTCGTGACTGGCCAGTTGGTGCTCGCAGGAGAGCCGGTCGGCGCGATGGGAGAGGCCCGGGTGGCAAGCACCTCGGTTTCGAAGAATGGAAATGCCACGCCGGAACTCTATGTCGAGTTCCGTAAGGATGGAAAACCCGTCGATCCGGCCCCATGGTGGGCGGACCGTTTTTCTGGAAGGACGTGA
- a CDS encoding S41 family peptidase gives MMRKLSLLFAGALMGASAMSLVYGAPGSSANAAGSETYKQLAIFGDIFERVRAQYVTPPDDKSLVENAINGMLSSLDPHSSYMNAEQAQDMRVQTKGEFGGLGIEVTMENDLVKVITPIDDTPAAKAGVLAGDYIAKIDGEEVRGLTLNDAVDKMRGLVNTPIKLTILRQGADKPIELTVVRDIIKVKAVKFRVENDIGYMKITSFTEKTYDDLENAIDTIKKQVPDDKLKGYVLDLRLNPGGLLDQAVSVSDAFLKRGEIVSTRGRDPKDVTRFDAKPKQVDDVNGKPIIVLVNGGSASASEIVAGALQDLRRVTVVGTQSFGKGSVQTIIPLGENGALRLTTALYYTPSGKSIQGKGITPDIKVDQPLPPELQGRDLTRGESDLKGHIKGADESKTGSGSAAYVPPDPKDDLQLIYAEQLLRGQKTDPAFPPNPEKAVLNQ, from the coding sequence ATGATGCGGAAACTGTCGCTTCTGTTTGCCGGTGCGCTGATGGGCGCGTCCGCCATGAGCCTTGTCTATGGCGCTCCTGGTTCGTCGGCGAACGCTGCGGGATCGGAGACCTACAAGCAGCTGGCGATCTTCGGCGACATCTTCGAGCGCGTGCGGGCACAATATGTCACGCCGCCCGACGACAAGTCGCTGGTCGAGAACGCCATCAACGGCATGCTTTCCTCGCTCGATCCGCACTCCTCCTACATGAATGCCGAACAGGCGCAGGACATGCGCGTCCAGACCAAGGGCGAGTTCGGCGGCCTCGGCATCGAGGTCACCATGGAGAACGACCTGGTCAAGGTGATCACGCCGATCGACGACACGCCCGCCGCCAAGGCCGGCGTGCTGGCCGGCGACTATATCGCCAAGATCGACGGCGAGGAGGTTCGCGGCCTGACGCTCAACGACGCGGTCGACAAGATGCGCGGCCTGGTCAACACGCCGATCAAGCTCACCATCCTGCGTCAGGGCGCGGACAAGCCGATCGAGCTGACGGTGGTGCGCGACATCATCAAGGTCAAGGCGGTCAAGTTCCGGGTCGAGAACGATATCGGCTACATGAAGATCACCTCCTTCACCGAAAAGACCTATGACGACCTCGAGAACGCCATCGACACCATCAAGAAGCAGGTGCCGGACGACAAGCTGAAGGGCTACGTGCTCGACCTGCGCCTCAATCCGGGTGGTCTGCTCGACCAGGCGGTGAGCGTGTCCGATGCCTTCCTGAAGCGTGGCGAGATCGTCTCGACGCGCGGCCGCGATCCGAAGGACGTCACCCGCTTCGACGCCAAGCCGAAGCAGGTCGACGACGTCAACGGCAAGCCGATAATCGTGCTCGTCAATGGCGGTTCGGCCAGCGCTTCTGAAATCGTCGCCGGCGCGTTGCAGGATCTGCGCCGCGTCACGGTGGTCGGCACGCAGTCCTTCGGCAAGGGCTCGGTGCAGACCATCATTCCGCTCGGCGAGAATGGCGCGCTGAGGCTGACGACGGCGCTTTATTACACGCCGTCCGGCAAGTCGATCCAGGGCAAGGGCATCACGCCCGACATCAAGGTCGACCAGCCGCTGCCGCCGGAACTGCAGGGCAGGGATTTGACCCGCGGCGAGTCCGACCTCAAGGGCCACATCAAGGGCGCCGACGAGAGCAAGACCGGCTCGGGCTCGGCAGCCTATGTGCCGCCGGATCCGAAGGACGATCTGCAGCTCATCTATGCCGAGCAGCTGCTGCGCGGCCAGAAGACCGATCCGGCCTTCCCGCCCAATCCGGAAAAGGCCGTGCTCAACCAGTAA
- a CDS encoding divergent polysaccharide deacetylase family protein, giving the protein MADIGKDIERPLGQTVRAPRAAGKVSAGVIVSTVVVLAVVGVSAAIALREKPFRKPQEVAVSTPKVTAAAEPAASAPALAPAAAPKVETSAKTGGPQIIHVQKEEGDGPPQAAIVIRDPSSIGQNLKIAHLPDKALIEASETGPLPMRSADGRRPFDVYARPWSGARGARVAIVIGGLAVSQTGTQAAIAKLPAEVTLAFAPQGNSIGRWMQAARQSGHEIVMQVPLEPFDYPNVNPGRNTLTVAASAEENLKNLHWALSRTTNYTGVMNYMGARFSADTAAMEPFMAELGKRGLAYIDDGSSARSLAPDLALKDGVPFVAGDTAIDAVQDRGAILKKLDSLEATARAKGSAVGIGSAFDLTVDTVTSWIAEARKRGIEIVPISAVAIDPQKG; this is encoded by the coding sequence TTGGCTGATATCGGCAAGGACATCGAGCGCCCGCTTGGACAGACCGTCCGGGCGCCGCGCGCTGCCGGCAAGGTCAGCGCGGGCGTGATCGTGTCGACCGTTGTCGTGCTGGCGGTGGTCGGCGTCTCGGCCGCGATCGCGCTCAGGGAAAAGCCGTTTCGCAAGCCGCAAGAGGTCGCCGTTTCGACGCCGAAAGTGACGGCGGCGGCCGAACCCGCTGCGTCGGCTCCCGCACTTGCTCCGGCAGCGGCGCCGAAGGTGGAGACTTCGGCGAAGACGGGCGGACCGCAGATCATCCATGTGCAGAAGGAGGAGGGCGATGGTCCTCCGCAGGCGGCCATCGTCATCCGTGACCCGTCGAGCATTGGCCAGAACCTGAAGATCGCGCATCTTCCCGACAAGGCGCTGATCGAAGCCAGCGAAACCGGACCCTTGCCGATGCGCTCCGCCGACGGAAGGCGGCCGTTCGATGTCTATGCGCGGCCGTGGTCCGGCGCGCGCGGTGCGCGGGTGGCGATCGTCATCGGCGGACTTGCCGTGTCGCAGACCGGCACCCAGGCAGCGATCGCCAAGTTGCCGGCGGAAGTGACGCTGGCCTTCGCGCCGCAAGGCAACAGCATCGGCCGCTGGATGCAGGCCGCCAGGCAGAGCGGCCACGAGATCGTCATGCAGGTGCCGCTCGAACCTTTCGACTATCCCAACGTCAACCCCGGCCGCAACACGCTGACCGTGGCGGCGAGCGCCGAGGAGAACCTGAAAAACCTGCACTGGGCGCTGTCGCGGACGACGAACTATACCGGTGTCATGAACTATATGGGCGCACGCTTTTCCGCCGACACGGCGGCGATGGAGCCGTTCATGGCCGAACTCGGCAAACGGGGTCTCGCCTATATCGACGATGGCTCGTCGGCGCGCAGCCTGGCACCCGACCTGGCGCTGAAGGACGGCGTGCCCTTCGTCGCCGGCGACACGGCGATCGACGCGGTGCAGGATCGTGGCGCCATCCTGAAGAAACTGGACAGTCTCGAAGCCACCGCGCGGGCCAAGGGGTCCGCCGTCGGCATCGGCTCGGCCTTCGACCTGACGGTCGACACCGTGACGTCCTGGATTGCCGAAGCCAGGAAGCGCGGCATCGAGATCGTGCCGATTTCGGCGGTGGCCATCGATCCGCAAAAGGGCTGA
- a CDS encoding RNA pyrophosphohydrolase: MAKKIDRETLPYRPCVGLMILNGEGLVWVGHRIAEPDSEFAGTTQLWQMPQGGIDKGEEPLQAAERELYEETGMRSVSLLAEAPDWINYDLPDHLVGIAFKGRYRGQTQKWFAFRFHGDVSEIQINPPPGGHTAEFDKWSWRPMRDLPDLIVPFKRKVYEEVVAAFRHLAR, translated from the coding sequence ATGGCCAAAAAGATCGACCGCGAAACGTTGCCCTATCGTCCCTGCGTCGGACTGATGATCCTCAATGGCGAGGGCCTGGTCTGGGTCGGGCATCGCATTGCCGAACCCGACAGCGAATTCGCCGGCACGACGCAACTCTGGCAGATGCCGCAAGGCGGCATCGACAAGGGTGAGGAGCCGTTGCAGGCGGCGGAGCGGGAGCTCTATGAGGAGACCGGCATGCGCAGCGTCTCGCTGCTCGCCGAGGCGCCGGACTGGATCAACTATGATCTGCCGGACCATCTCGTCGGCATTGCCTTCAAGGGTCGGTATCGCGGCCAGACGCAGAAATGGTTCGCCTTCCGCTTCCATGGCGATGTGAGCGAAATCCAGATCAATCCGCCACCGGGCGGTCACACCGCCGAATTCGACAAATGGTCGTGGCGGCCGATGCGGGACCTGCCCGATCTGATCGTGCCGTTCAAGCGCAAGGTCTACGAAGAGGTGGTGGCGGCGTTCCGTCATCTGGCGCGGTAG
- the alr gene encoding alanine racemase, giving the protein MNDAVNRAAAKTVTDWPVSEAAAGAILTIDLSAIRENYRRLKARLGGVRCAGVVKADGYGLGAAQVASALTREGCDIFFVALLAEGIALRKAIGTGPDIYVLNGLPPGSEPEAVAADLSAVINSGAQLKAWRAAAHRARRRLPAAIQLDSGMSRLGMAPAEVEALAGDVGAFDGIDVRYVMSHLACADEPRHPANEEQRLAFERLRVMLPEAPASLANSSGIFLGQRYHYDLARPGAALYGINPTPGEPNPMLPVVSLQAKVAQTRRVEKGTGIGYGHTYHAKGPLKLATISFGYADGWLRRSASAAWFEGVRLPFLGRVSMDSIILDISALPPGRLREGDLVELLGPSQSVDDAAGHAGTIGYEILASLGPRFHRRYVGG; this is encoded by the coding sequence ATGAACGACGCCGTCAACCGTGCTGCTGCGAAAACCGTCACCGATTGGCCAGTCAGCGAAGCGGCGGCTGGGGCAATCCTGACGATCGATCTCAGCGCGATCCGCGAGAACTACCGACGGCTGAAGGCGCGGCTGGGCGGCGTGCGCTGCGCCGGCGTGGTCAAGGCCGACGGCTACGGTCTCGGTGCCGCCCAAGTGGCATCGGCGCTGACCAGGGAAGGCTGCGACATCTTCTTCGTCGCGCTGCTGGCCGAAGGCATTGCGCTGCGCAAGGCGATCGGGACCGGACCCGACATCTATGTGCTGAACGGGCTGCCGCCGGGGTCCGAGCCGGAAGCGGTGGCGGCTGACCTCAGCGCGGTCATCAACAGTGGCGCACAGTTGAAAGCCTGGCGCGCGGCGGCGCATCGCGCCCGTCGCCGGCTCCCGGCCGCCATCCAGCTCGACAGCGGCATGTCGCGGCTTGGCATGGCGCCAGCTGAAGTCGAGGCACTGGCCGGGGATGTCGGTGCGTTCGACGGCATCGACGTCAGATATGTCATGAGCCACCTGGCCTGCGCCGACGAGCCGCGCCATCCGGCCAATGAAGAGCAGCGGCTGGCGTTTGAGCGGCTGCGCGTCATGCTGCCCGAGGCGCCCGCTTCGCTCGCCAATTCCTCCGGCATTTTTCTCGGGCAGCGCTACCACTACGACCTCGCCCGGCCAGGGGCCGCGCTCTATGGCATCAACCCGACGCCTGGCGAGCCCAATCCGATGCTGCCTGTCGTGTCGCTGCAGGCCAAGGTGGCGCAGACGCGCCGCGTCGAAAAGGGCACCGGCATCGGCTATGGCCACACCTATCACGCGAAGGGTCCGCTCAAGCTGGCGACGATTTCGTTCGGCTATGCGGATGGCTGGCTGCGCCGCTCCGCTTCGGCGGCTTGGTTCGAAGGGGTGCGTCTGCCTTTCCTCGGGCGTGTGTCCATGGATTCCATCATTCTCGACATTTCCGCCTTGCCGCCCGGCAGACTGCGCGAGGGCGATCTGGTCGAGCTGCTCGGTCCCTCGCAGAGCGTCGACGATGCCGCCGGCCATGCCGGCACCATCGGCTATGAAATCCTGGCCAGTCTCGGCCCGCGCTTTCACCGGCGCTATGTCGGCGGTTGA
- the rnk gene encoding nucleoside diphosphate kinase regulator, whose amino-acid sequence MQHATGLRPSSRILISDTDHDRLTGLARALLDRTPETAEELLFEMDRATVTAAAVMPVDVVRMGSTVTVRGEGGDTQRIMLVYPGEADIAENRISILTPMGTALIGATIGQAVRWSSRGGRELSVTVEAVDTPACGPQRP is encoded by the coding sequence ATGCAACATGCAACAGGACTGCGTCCATCGAGCCGGATTCTGATCAGCGACACCGATCATGACAGGTTGACCGGCCTGGCAAGGGCCCTGCTCGACCGTACGCCCGAGACGGCCGAGGAACTGCTCTTCGAAATGGACCGGGCTACCGTCACGGCCGCGGCGGTGATGCCGGTCGACGTGGTGCGTATGGGCTCGACAGTGACGGTTCGCGGCGAAGGCGGGGACACACAGCGCATCATGCTGGTCTATCCGGGTGAGGCCGACATTGCCGAAAACCGGATATCGATACTGACGCCGATGGGAACGGCGCTCATCGGCGCGACCATCGGGCAGGCGGTGCGTTGGAGCAGCCGTGGCGGCCGGGAACTGTCAGTGACCGTTGAAGCCGTCGATACGCCGGCCTGCGGCCCGCAACGACCTTGA
- a CDS encoding nucleoside-diphosphate kinase: MTSTNCCLTTKDFAVLEVMLERRRAFADPIVHMLEHKLSSADVVPTGSVGPDIVTLNSRVVFSIDAGHAETRTLVQNEVRGPVGSSLSVATRRGLCMLGMAQGETASIEHADGRRESILIKAVLYQPEAARRAVRQKDRADGRRPHGLTLVYSAAADWRPLGETIGMRQTEDDDPGPSAA; encoded by the coding sequence ATGACGAGCACGAATTGCTGCCTGACGACGAAGGACTTCGCAGTCCTCGAAGTCATGCTGGAGCGCCGGCGGGCATTCGCGGATCCGATCGTGCACATGCTCGAACACAAGCTTTCAAGCGCCGATGTCGTCCCGACCGGTTCGGTCGGCCCCGATATCGTCACGCTGAACAGCAGGGTGGTGTTCAGCATCGATGCCGGTCACGCCGAGACGCGTACCCTGGTGCAGAACGAGGTGCGCGGACCGGTCGGCTCCAGCCTGTCGGTGGCAACCAGGCGCGGGCTCTGCATGCTTGGCATGGCGCAGGGCGAAACGGCTTCGATCGAGCACGCCGATGGCCGGCGGGAGTCGATCCTGATCAAGGCCGTGCTTTACCAGCCGGAGGCTGCCCGACGCGCGGTCAGGCAGAAAGACCGGGCCGACGGGCGGCGACCGCACGGGCTCACTCTCGTCTACAGCGCCGCAGCCGACTGGCGGCCTCTTGGCGAGACGATCGGAATGCGGCAGACAGAAGACGACGACCCCGGTCCCTCGGCGGCGTGA
- a CDS encoding D-amino acid dehydrogenase, which translates to MKIMVLGGGVIGVTTAYYLAEAGHEVTVLDRQKGPALETSFANAGEISPGYASPWAGPGIPLKAIKWLLMKHGPLVVRPAFDPHMWTWLVKMLRNCTAERYAINKSRMVPLAEYSRDTLKALREATGITYDERTQGTLQLFRTQKQLDGTGGDVEVLKKYGVPYEILDQDGCIAAEPALAGVREKFVGGLRLPHDETGDCKMFTEKLAELCVARGVKFEYDTTIWRVIRSRNRIANLSTSKGFKSSEAYVMALGSYSAGFMRRMKRSIPVYPVKGYSITVPIKDAALAPVSTVMDETYKVAITRLGDRIRVGGTAEISGFDLRLHESRRRTLEHSVGDLFAGAGAMREATFWCGLRPMTPDGPPLIGRTELSNLFLNTGHGTLGWTMACGSAKVLADIISSRVPDIDARALAQERYLK; encoded by the coding sequence ATGAAGATCATGGTGCTGGGTGGTGGCGTCATCGGGGTGACCACGGCCTATTATCTTGCCGAGGCCGGCCACGAGGTGACGGTGCTCGACCGCCAGAAAGGCCCGGCGCTGGAAACCAGCTTCGCCAATGCCGGCGAGATTTCGCCCGGCTATGCCTCACCCTGGGCCGGACCCGGCATTCCGCTGAAGGCGATCAAATGGCTGTTGATGAAACATGGCCCGCTGGTGGTGCGGCCGGCCTTCGATCCGCATATGTGGACGTGGCTGGTCAAGATGCTGCGCAACTGCACGGCCGAGCGCTATGCGATCAACAAGTCGCGCATGGTGCCGCTGGCGGAATACAGCCGCGATACGCTGAAGGCGCTGCGCGAGGCCACCGGCATCACCTATGACGAGCGCACCCAGGGCACGCTGCAGCTGTTTCGCACGCAAAAGCAGCTCGACGGCACCGGTGGCGATGTCGAGGTGCTGAAGAAATATGGCGTGCCCTACGAGATCCTCGACCAGGACGGCTGCATCGCGGCGGAGCCGGCGCTGGCCGGCGTGCGCGAGAAGTTCGTCGGCGGCCTCAGGCTGCCGCATGACGAGACCGGCGACTGCAAGATGTTCACCGAGAAATTGGCCGAACTCTGCGTGGCGCGCGGCGTCAAGTTCGAATACGACACGACGATCTGGCGCGTCATCCGCAGCCGAAACCGCATTGCCAACCTCAGCACCAGCAAGGGTTTCAAGTCCTCCGAAGCCTATGTGATGGCGCTGGGCAGCTACTCGGCGGGCTTCATGCGCCGGATGAAACGGTCGATCCCGGTCTATCCGGTCAAGGGCTATTCGATCACCGTGCCGATCAAGGATGCCGCCCTGGCGCCGGTGTCGACTGTGATGGACGAAACCTACAAGGTGGCGATCACCCGGCTGGGCGACCGCATCCGCGTCGGTGGCACGGCCGAGATTTCGGGCTTCGATCTCAGGCTGCACGAATCGCGGCGCCGCACGCTTGAACATTCGGTCGGCGATCTCTTTGCGGGCGCCGGCGCCATGCGCGAGGCGACCTTCTGGTGCGGGCTGCGGCCGATGACACCGGATGGGCCGCCGCTGATCGGCCGCACCGAGCTTTCCAACCTCTTCCTCAACACCGGCCATGGCACGCTCGGCTGGACCATGGCCTGCGGCTCGGCCAAGGTGCTGGCCGACATCATCTCGAGCCGGGTGCCCGATATCGACGCCCGTGCCCTGGCGCAGGAACGCTATCTGAAATAG